Proteins encoded in a region of the Diabrotica virgifera virgifera chromosome 4, PGI_DIABVI_V3a genome:
- the LOC126883777 gene encoding uncharacterized protein LOC126883777 → MGMLKVNTTFCGEFIKKAEEVENLERKYFNTKNEVIDVTTDLNYWFEVYVKNIVLTDLSEFEESQSGWALNQIISLEININKFEMAKGASSYIQLHPKVTKKRACINVKNNDQACFAWAIVSALYSVNINTNKTTSYPHYTTVLNLKGLTFPVTLNQISLFEKNNENISVNVFELNVKDELFNFSVLPVRLTKQKREKHVNLLIVQNKYYFNNEVDNVGPWSGGRDEDLIHFHYIWIKDLGKLVKSQLSKHNGKKYICDRCLNYFYTKEKLDAHIIYCEKIDDCKISFTKEPYVKFKNFVYKEKLPFLVYADFESLLVPLRASHSTPSTTSTHPYQRHTAYSAGLYFKCNYDDNFSFYKSHVGLDCMSWFSHEIDNLAQFIHSKLINIQPMNVEVSLKDATERCHICNRKFLEKDRIVRDHCHLTGNFRGFAHNGCNLNYKKAFVVPIAFHNMSGYDSHFIIKDLAKMYDISILPVNKEKYISFTVYHKKTNIRFRFIDTFRFMGSSLDSLVSTLKPENFGILRKQFPNLDDETFKLLTKKGVFFYDYLDKIERLDETKLPNKEKFYNKLNDEHISDSNYAHAKLVWEKFNMKTLWDYSNLYMKTDILLLAVVFETFRDTCFKTYGLDPGHYYTIPGFTWDAMLKYTGCHLETIQDVDMLLFYERGIRGGISQCCNRMGEANNKYMMNYDPSKPSKYLMYLDVNNLYGWAMSEPLPYGGFHWDDTNIDVMSIPDDAKEGYILEVDLSYPENLHDYHKDLPFCVEHCKPPGSKQSKLLSTLYNKTNYVIHYRNLKQAISHGLVLTKIHKVLRFKQMTWLKGYIALNTQLRAQAKTSFEKNLYKLMNNAVFGKTMENQRKHRLVKLVNKWEGRVGARNLIASPKFHSRVIFDQSLMAVELKKAEIIFNKPLYVGMAILELSKTCIYEFHYDYMLQKFPLNQNKLLYIDTDGLIYETECNDIYEEMIKPDIHRFDTSDYPPNNPWNIPLVNKKVPGLMKDENNSKIMTHFVGLRSKQYTYKVAGEKDVKKSKGVKMNVVKMKINFDDYLNCLKSFRETAETKSLFYATQRCIQSKLHEVYSIEQTKIALNPFDDKRHLLSNTFDTLPWGHYSITHR, encoded by the coding sequence ATGGGCATGTTAAAAGTAAATACTACATTTTGTGGGGAATTTATCAAAAAAGCTGAGGAGGTGGAAAATTtagaaagaaaatattttaatactaaaaaTGAAGTTATTGATGTGACTACCGATTTAAATTATTGGTTTGAAGTTTacgttaaaaatattgttttgaccGATTTATCTGAATTTGAGGAATCTCAGAGTGGTTGGGCACTGAATCAAAttatatctttagaaataaacattaataaatttgaaATGGCTAAAGGAGCCTCATCGTATATTCAATTGCATCCTAAAGTTACCAAAAAACGAGCTTGTATCAATGTTAAGAATAACGACCAGGCTTGTTTTGCTTGGGCCATTGTATCAGCCCTATATTCAGTTAACATAAACACTAACAAAACTACTTCATATCCTCATTACACCACTGTCCTTAATTTAAAAGGTCTTACATTTCCAGTAACTCTAAATCAAATTTCCCtctttgaaaaaaataatgaaaatatttccGTTAATGTTTTCGAGTTAAATGTTAAAGATGAGCTTTTCAATTTTTCGGTACTTCCTGTGAGATTAACTAAACAAAAACGGGAAAAACATGTCAATCTGTTGAtagttcaaaataaatattattttaataatgaagTGGACAACGTCGGACCATGGAGTGGTGGACGTGATGAAGATCTAATACATTTTCACTATATTTGGATAAAAGATTTAGGCAAACTTGTCAAGTCACAACTTTCTAAACACAATGGAAAGAAATATATATGTGACAgatgtcttaattatttttatacaaaagaAAAGTTGGATGCTCATATCATCTACTGTGAAAAGATAGATGACTGCAAAATAAGTTTCACCAAAGAACCatatgtcaaatttaaaaactttgtttacaaagaaaaattgCCATTCCTAGTATACGCAGATTTTGAATCACTGCTCGTTCCTCTTCGCGCATCCCACTCAACACCATCAACTACGTCAACGCATCCATATCAAAGACACACAGCGTACAGTGCCGGATTATATTTTAAGTGTAATTATGACGATAATTTTTCATTCTACAAAAGTCATGTGGGTTTGGATTGTATGTCATGGTTTTCACATGAAAttgacaatttagctcaatttattcattcaaaattaataaatattcaacCCATGAACGTTGAAGTAAGTTTAAAAGATGCTACTGAGAGATGTCACATTTGTAATAGAAAATTTTTGGAGAAGGATCGAATTGTAAGAGACCATTGTCATTTGACTGGCAATTTTAGAGGTTTTGCACACAATGGGtgcaatttaaattataaaaaagcaTTTGTGGTTCCAATAGCCTTCCACAATATGAGTGGTTACGACTCGCATTTCATAATAAAGGATTTAGCGAAAATGTACGACATTTCCATTTTACCAgtcaacaaagaaaaatatattagtttCACAGTTTACCATAAAAAGACAAATATTAGATTCCGGTTCATTGATACTTTTAGATTTATGGGGAGTTCATTAGATAGCTTAGTTTCAACTTTGAAGCCAGaaaattttggaattttaagaaaACAATTTCCAAATTTAGATGATGAAACGTTCAAGTTGTTAACTAAAAAAGGAGTATTCTTTTATGATTATTTAGATAAAATTGAACGGTTGGATGAAACAAAGTTGCCAAATAAAGAAAAATTCTACAATAAACTGAACGATGAGCATATATCAGATTCAAATTATGCTCACGCTAAATTAGTGTGGGAGAAATTTAACATGAAGACTCTTTGGGATTACAGTAATTTATACATGAAGACAGATATACTTCTTTTGGCTGTAGTTTTCGAAACTTTTCGAGACACATGCTTCAAGACATATGGATTAGATCCAGGACACTACTATACCATCCCAGGTTTTACATGGGATGCAATGCTCAAGTATACAGGATGTCACTTGGAAACTATACAAGATGTTGATATGCTTTTATTCTATGAACGAGGTATACGTGGAGGTATATCACAGTGTTGTAACCGGATGGGGGAGGCTAACAACAAATACATGATGAATTACGATCCATCTAAACCTTCTAAATATCTCATGTACCTTGATGTTAACAATCTATATGGTTGGGCGATGAGTGAACCTCTCCCTTATGGAGGTTTCCATTGGGATGATACAAATATCGATGTTATGTCAATACCTGACGATGCAAAAGAGGGATACATTCTTGAAGTTGATCTCTCTTATCCAGAAAACTTACATGACTACCATAAAGATTTACCGTTTTGTGTAGAGCATTGCAAACCTCCTGGTTCCAAACAATCTAAACTCTTGTCCACTCTGTACAATAAAACTAACTACGTTATTCACTACAGGAACCTAAAACAGGCTATATCACATGGATTAGTTCTTACTAAAATTCATAAGGTATTGAGATTCAAGCAAATGACTTGGTTAAAAGGTTACATTGCTCTTAATACACAATTGAGGGCTCAAGCTAAAACAAGCTTTGAGAAAAACTTATACAAGCTCATGAACAACGCTGTATTCGGGAAGACCATGGAGAACCAAAGGAAGCATAGGCTGGTGAAACTAGTAAATAAATGGGAGGGACGCGTAGGTGCTCGAAATTTGATTGCTAGCCCGAAGTTTCATAGTCGCGTTATTTTCGATCAATCATTAATGGCAGTAGAATTAAAGAAAgctgaaattatttttaataaaccaTTGTATGTTGGAATGGCAATTTTAGAACTTTCTAAAACCTGCATATATGAATTTCATTATGACTATATGTTACAAAAATTCccattaaatcaaaataaattgctTTATATTGATACTGATGGATTGATTTATGAAACTGAATGTAATGATATATACGAGGAAATGATTAAGCCTGACATTCATAGATTTGATACAAGCGATTATCCCCCAAATAATCCTTGGAATATTCCTTTAGTAAACAAAAAAGTGCCAGGTCTAATGAAAGatgagaataactcaaaaatcaTGACTCACTTCGTTGGTCTTCGTTCAAAGCAATATACATATAAAGTGGCTGGGGAGAAAGATGTTAAAAAGTCGAAAGGGGTTAAGATGAATGTTGTAAAGATGAAAATTAACTTTGATGATTATTTGAATTGTTTGAAAAGTTTTCGTGAAACTGCCGAAACAAAATCACTTTTTTATGCAACACAGCGTTGTATACAATCTAAATTACATGAAGTTTACAGTATTGAGCAAACTAAAATAGCCTTAAACCCTTTTGATGACAAACGGCACTTACTCTCCAACACTTTTGATACGTTGCCCTGGGGCCACTACAGTATAACACATAGGTGA
- the LOC126883774 gene encoding uncharacterized protein LOC126883774 codes for MGMLKVNTTFCGEFIKKAEEVENLERKYFNTKNEVIDVTTDLNYWFEVYVKNIVLTDLSEFEESQSGWALNQIISLEININKFEMAKGASSYIQLHPKVTKKRACINVKNNDQACFAWAIVSALYSVNINTNKTTSYPHYTTVLNLKGLTFPVTLNQISLFEKNNENISVNVFELNVKDELFNFSVLPVRLTKQKREKHVNLLIVQNKYYFNNEVDNVGPWSGGRDEDLIHFHYIWIKDLGKLVKSQLSKHNGKKYICDRCLNYFYTKEKLDAHIIYCEKIDDCKISFTKEPYVKFKNFVYKEKLPFLVYADFESLLVPLRASHSTPSTTSTHPYQRHTAYSAGLYFKCNYDDNFSFYKSHVGLDCMSWFSHEIDNLAQFIHSKLINIQPMNVEVSLKDATERCHICNRKFLEKDRIVRDHCHLTGNFRGFAHNGCNLNYKKAFVVPIAFHNMSGYDSHFIIKDLAKMYDISILPVNKEKYISFTVYHKKTNIRFRFIDTFRFMGSSLDSLVSTLKPENFGILRKQFPNLDDETFKLLTKKGVFFYDYLDKIERLDETKLPNKEKFYNKLNDEHISDSNYAHAKLVWEKFNMKTLWDYSNLYMKTDILLLAVVFETFRDTCFKTYGLDPGHYYTIPGFTWDAMLKYTGCHLETIQDVDMLLFYERGIRGGISQCCNRMGEANNKYMMNYDPSKPSKYLMYLDVNNLYGWAMSEPLPYGGFHWDDTNIDVMSIPDDAKEGYILEVDLSYPENLHDYHKDLPFCVEHCKPPGSKQSKLLSTLYNKTNYVIHYRNLKQAISHGLVLTKIHKVLRFKQMTWLKGYIALNTQLRAQAKTSFEKNLYKLMNNAVFGKTMENQRKHRLVKLVNKWEGRVGARNLIASPKFHSRVIFDQSLMAVELKKAEIIFNKPLYVGMAILELSKTCIYEFHYDYMLQKFPLNQNKLLYIDTDGLIYETECNDIYEEMIKPDIHRFDTSDYPPNNPWNIPLVNKKVPGLMKDENNSKIMTHFVGLRSKQYTYKVAGEKDVKKSKGVKMNVVKMKINFDDYLNCLKSFRETAETKSLFYATQRCIQSKLHEVYSIEQTKIALNPFDDKRHLLSNTFDTLPWGHYSITHR; via the coding sequence ATGGGCATGTTAAAAGTAAATACTACATTTTGTGGGGAATTTATCAAAAAAGCTGAGGAGGTGGAAAATTtagaaagaaaatattttaatactaaaaaTGAAGTTATTGATGTGACTACCGATTTAAATTATTGGTTTGAAGTTTacgttaaaaatattgttttgaccGATTTATCTGAATTTGAGGAATCTCAGAGTGGTTGGGCACTGAATCAAAttatatctttagaaataaacattaataaatttgaaATGGCTAAAGGAGCCTCATCGTATATTCAATTGCATCCTAAAGTTACCAAAAAACGAGCTTGTATCAATGTTAAGAATAACGACCAGGCTTGTTTTGCTTGGGCCATTGTATCAGCCCTATATTCAGTTAACATAAACACTAACAAAACTACTTCATATCCTCATTACACCACTGTCCTTAATTTAAAAGGTCTTACATTTCCAGTAACTCTAAATCAAATTTCCCtctttgaaaaaaataatgaaaatatttccGTTAATGTTTTCGAGTTAAATGTTAAAGATGAGCTTTTCAATTTTTCGGTACTTCCTGTGAGATTAACTAAACAAAAACGGGAAAAACATGTCAATCTGTTGAtagttcaaaataaatattattttaataatgaagTGGACAACGTCGGACCATGGAGTGGTGGACGTGATGAAGATCTAATACATTTTCACTATATTTGGATAAAAGATTTAGGCAAACTTGTCAAGTCACAACTTTCTAAACACAATGGAAAGAAATATATATGTGACAgatgtcttaattatttttatacaaaagaAAAGTTGGATGCTCATATCATCTACTGTGAAAAGATAGATGACTGCAAAATAAGTTTCACCAAAGAACCatatgtcaaatttaaaaactttgtttacaaagaaaaattgCCATTCCTAGTATACGCAGATTTTGAATCACTGCTCGTTCCTCTTCGCGCATCCCACTCAACACCATCAACTACGTCAACGCATCCATATCAAAGACACACAGCGTACAGTGCCGGATTATATTTTAAGTGTAATTATGACGATAATTTTTCATTCTACAAAAGTCATGTGGGTTTGGATTGTATGTCATGGTTTTCACATGAAAttgacaatttagctcaatttattcattcaaaattaataaatattcaacCCATGAACGTTGAAGTAAGTTTAAAAGATGCTACTGAGAGATGTCACATTTGTAATAGAAAATTTTTGGAGAAGGATCGAATTGTAAGAGACCATTGTCATTTGACTGGCAATTTTAGAGGTTTTGCACACAATGGGtgcaatttaaattataaaaaagcaTTTGTGGTTCCAATAGCCTTCCACAATATGAGTGGTTACGACTCGCATTTCATAATAAAGGATTTAGCGAAAATGTACGACATTTCCATTTTACCAgtcaacaaagaaaaatatattagtttCACAGTTTACCATAAAAAGACAAATATTAGATTCCGGTTCATTGATACTTTTAGATTTATGGGGAGTTCATTAGATAGCTTAGTTTCAACTTTGAAGCCAGaaaattttggaattttaagaaaACAATTTCCAAATTTAGATGATGAAACGTTCAAGTTGTTAACTAAAAAAGGAGTATTCTTTTATGATTATTTAGATAAAATTGAACGGTTGGATGAAACAAAGTTGCCAAATAAAGAAAAATTCTACAATAAACTGAACGATGAGCATATATCAGATTCAAATTATGCTCACGCTAAATTAGTGTGGGAGAAATTTAACATGAAGACTCTTTGGGATTACAGTAATTTATACATGAAGACAGATATACTTCTTTTGGCTGTAGTTTTCGAAACTTTTCGAGACACATGCTTCAAGACATATGGATTAGATCCAGGACACTACTATACCATCCCAGGTTTTACATGGGATGCAATGCTCAAGTATACAGGATGTCACTTGGAAACTATACAAGATGTTGATATGCTTTTATTCTATGAACGAGGTATACGTGGAGGTATATCACAGTGTTGTAACCGGATGGGGGAGGCTAACAACAAATACATGATGAATTACGATCCATCTAAACCTTCTAAATATCTCATGTACCTTGATGTTAACAATCTATATGGTTGGGCGATGAGTGAACCTCTCCCTTATGGAGGTTTCCATTGGGATGATACAAATATCGATGTTATGTCAATACCTGACGATGCAAAAGAGGGATACATTCTTGAAGTTGATCTCTCTTATCCAGAAAACTTACATGACTACCATAAAGATTTACCGTTTTGTGTAGAGCATTGCAAACCTCCTGGTTCCAAACAATCTAAACTCTTGTCCACTCTGTACAATAAAACTAACTACGTTATTCACTACAGGAACCTAAAACAGGCTATATCACATGGATTAGTTCTTACTAAAATTCATAAGGTATTGAGATTCAAGCAAATGACTTGGTTAAAAGGTTACATTGCTCTTAATACACAATTGAGGGCTCAAGCTAAAACAAGCTTTGAGAAAAACTTATACAAGCTCATGAACAACGCTGTATTCGGGAAGACCATGGAGAACCAAAGGAAGCATAGGCTGGTGAAACTAGTAAATAAATGGGAGGGACGCGTAGGTGCTCGAAATTTGATTGCTAGCCCGAAGTTTCATAGTCGCGTTATTTTCGATCAATCATTAATGGCAGTAGAATTAAAGAAAgctgaaattatttttaataaaccaTTGTATGTTGGAATGGCAATTTTAGAACTTTCTAAAACCTGCATATATGAATTTCATTATGACTATATGTTACAAAAATTCccattaaatcaaaataaattgctTTATATTGATACTGATGGATTGATTTATGAAACTGAATGTAATGATATATACGAGGAAATGATTAAGCCTGACATTCATAGATTTGATACAAGCGATTATCCCCCAAATAATCCTTGGAACATTCCTTTAGTAAACAAAAAAGTGCCAGGTCTAATGAAAGatgagaataactcaaaaatcaTGACTCACTTCGTTGGTCTTCGTTCAAAGCAATATACATATAAAGTGGCTGGGGAGAAAGATGTTAAAAAGTCGAAAGGGGTTAAGATGAATGTTGTAAAGATGAAAATTAACTTTGATGATTATTTGAATTGTTTGAAAAGTTTTCGTGAAACTGCCGAAACAAAATCACTTTTTTATGCAACACAGCGTTGTATACAATCTAAATTACATGAAGTTTACAGTATTGAGCAAACTAAAATAGCCTTAAACCCTTTTGATGACAAACGGCACTTACTCTCCAACACTTTTGATACGTTGCCCTGGGGCCACTACAGTATAACACATAGGTGA
- the LOC126883775 gene encoding matrix metalloproteinase-18-like, which translates to MHINKVVLLIATSISFCLGGNFTETNAVSWLEQYGYITTSETASTDITETLEQFQERYNLPVDGKLNKETMELMQKPRCTQGDNAYAVKSAWKKFDIKWYFPQATPQALTVTKRVFEIWEEASKFKFTYLRIPDPNPDITITVVPKQHYFRYNCQGNDECPFKFTSGILAHSYFPPTSGCIEIHMNSNLTWDFSLNSTAEGRTNFFAVLLHEVGHALGLAHSSDKKAVMYPFYETFPSHITDDDKRGLEKLYGHKSKSASIPTQPRSSSPTTTERSRTTTAARTNKSKQNIITNVCELEYPDLIFLAYAPSFPTYRMYIVSKDLVWKYDLNNEKIPTNAEQFIRYFPRGITNVTHVFQSSNGDMIGVSRNRIYAAAFPSLRIHTDNMVPEINNARSINGLFQTNSGKKFVCFDGSFIEFNDKDIISRGRISDVFPGIPNDITSAFNYIDGHIYFLKHNVYYKFNEFTRSVIEKGTFNWNMLGIPCPDNGLIKQLKSLLSKVNLFYE; encoded by the coding sequence ATGCATATCAATAAAGTTGTTCTGCTCATCGCAACCAGCATAAGTTTTTGCTTAGGTGGAAATTTTACTGAGACAAATGCAGTGTCATGGCTAGAACAATATGGTTACATCACCACAAGTGAAACTGCCAGTACTGATATTACTGAAACACTAGAACAGTTTCAAGAAAGATATAATTTACCGGTAGATgggaaattaaataaagaaacgATGGAGTTAATGCAGAAACCACGATGTACACAAGGAGACAATGCTTACGCTGTAAAATCAGCATGgaaaaaatttgatataaaatggtattttccaCAAGCAACCCCTCAAGCTTTGACAGTCACTAAAAGAGTATTTGAAATATGGGAAGAAGCATCAAAATTTAAGTTTACTTATCTGAGAATCCCAGATCCAAATCCGGATATAACTATAACAGTAGTTCCAAAACAGCACTATTTTCGATACAATTGTCAGGGTAACGACGAATGTCCTTTTAAATTTACAAGTGGTATATTAGCACATTCTTATTTTCCACCTACATCTGGGTGCATAGAAATTCATATGAATAGCAATCTAACATGGGATTTCAGTTTAAATTCTACAGCAGAAGGTCGAACAAATTTCTTTGCAGTCCTTCTCCATGAAGTTGGTCACGCTTTAGGTTTAGCACACAGTAGCGATAAGAAGGCTGTAATGTATCCCTTTTATGAAACCTTTCCTTCTCACATAACTGATGATGATAAAAGAGGCTTAGAAAAGTTATATGGACATAAAAGTAAATCTGCATCTATTCCAACTCAACCTAGGAGTAGTTCACCAACTACAACAGAAAGATCTAGGACAACCACAGCAGCTAGGACTAATAAATCAAAGCAAAATATAATAACGAATGTATGTGAATTGGAATATCCAGATTTAATATTTTTAGCGTATGCTCCATCATTTCCAACATACCGAATGTATATAGTAAGTAAGGATCTGGTATGGAAATATGACTTAAATAATGAAAAGATACCCACCAATGCTGAACAATTTATAAGATACTTTCCAAGGGGAATTACGAACGTGACACATGTTTTTCAAAGTTCCAATGGAGATATGATTGGTGTAAGCAGAAATCGTATATATGCAGCAGCATTTCCTAGCTTAAGAATTCATACAGATAACATGGTACCTGAAATCAATAACGCAAGAAGTATTAACGGTTTATTCCAAACAAATTCAggaaaaaaatttgtttgttttgatGGTTCATTTATTGAATTTAATGATAAAGACATTATCTCAAGAGGACGCATAAGTGACGTTTTTCCAGGAATACCAAATGATATTACATCAGCATTTAATTACATCGATGGACATATATATTTCTTAAAGCACAACGTCTATTACAAGTTTAATGAATTTACAAGAAGTGTCATTGAAAAAGGTACTTTTAATTGGAATATGTTGGGGATCCCTTGTCCTGATAATGGATTAATAAAACAACTGAAATCCTTATTATCTAAAGTaaatttattttatgaataa